In Triticum aestivum cultivar Chinese Spring chromosome 5B, IWGSC CS RefSeq v2.1, whole genome shotgun sequence, the following proteins share a genomic window:
- the LOC123114155 gene encoding uncharacterized protein, translating into MRQGAQSAHRKYTYAAASPGGCKVKWTAEEKPHGGAGLSSGRRSSPPPNDVSFDHKWKWEPKSKPGAANKAKTKLEKASEDDKNKPAMKCMHIEEVLAGCDAVRKDDDYLIVIPYSHIFCPHVASSKAAPAIYHHKTCLGSKSPVTVTFNSSLQLFDGLLVPTSISWFACSNLDICL; encoded by the exons ATGAGGCAAG GCGCACAGTCGGCTCACCGCAAGTACACCTACGCCGCCGCCTCCCCAGGGGGCTGCAAGGTGAAGTGGACGGCCGAGGAGAAGCCGCACGGCGGGGCTGGGCTCTCAAGTGGGAGGCGGAGCTCGCCTCCCCCCAACGACGTTAGCTTTGATCACAAGTGGAAGTGGGAGCCCAAGTCCAAGCCTGGTGCCGCCAACAAGGCCAAGACCAAGCTCGAGAAAGCCAGCGAGGATGACAAGAATAAGCCGGCGATGAAGTGCATGCACATCGAGGAGGTCCTCGCCGGCTGCGACGCCGTCCGCAAG GATGATGACTATCTAATAGTGATTCCCTATTCCCACATTTTCTGTCCTCATGTTGCAAGCTCTAAAGCTGCCCCTGCAATTTACCATCACAAGACATGTCTGGGCAGCAAGTCTCCTGTGACGGTTACTTTTAATTCGTCGTTACAATTGTTTGATGGTCTGCTTGTTCCAACCTCGATATCATGGTTTGCTTGTTCCAACCTCGATATCTGCCTTTAG
- the LOC123114154 gene encoding B3 domain-containing protein Os06g0194400: protein MAESNSYEEQRRRQVEENRRKLEELRLHHLSAAARPKPNPNPRPKRKAPGPGELRRSGRVAGLPEQPNYLKGSEQRGYRGVYEAYAVWKGPTDEERAAAVVAAAAKQKAEELQRRIHGILWPAFVKPVTHDCASRAAVMVLQPFLDRIGCILGGLYLILDRVRAVARGCRSERLDKTM from the exons ATGGCGGAATCGAACTCGTACGAGGAGCAGCGCCGGAGGCAGGTGGAGGAGAACCGCCGGAAGCTGGAGGAGCTGCGCCTGCACCACCTCTCCGCCGCCGCTAGGCCCAAGCCCAACCCCAACCCCAGGCCG AAGCGCAAGGCCCCGGgccccggcgagctccggcggtcCGGCCGCGTCGCCGGCCTCCCGGAGCAGCCCAACTACCTCAAGGGCTCAGAGCAGCGCGGCTACCGCGGAGTGTACGAGGCATACGCTGTTTGGAAAGGGCCGACCGACGAGGAGAGGGCCGCCGCcgtcgttgccgccgccgccaAACAAAAGGCGGAGGAGCTCCAGCGCCGGATCCACGGCATCCTCTGGCCCGCCTTCGTCAAGCCCGTGACCCACGACTGCGCCAGCAGGGCCGCCGTGATGGTATTGCAGCCATTCTTGGATCGGATTGGATGTATATTAGGTGGGTTATATCTTATACTAGATCGGGTTCGCGCCGTAGCGCGAGGGTGCCGGTCAGAACGTTTAGACAAAACCATGTAA